TCATCATGGAGAGATCACCATCCAGTGGgagaatttaaaaacataagTATGTGAAATATAAGGATTTTGATAAATGCAAGGCCATAAGGGAATTTATGTGAGCTTTGCCATCAGTGGGTCCAAGGAGAGATGAGAAGCTGTGTATCAGCCCCGATCCCAGCATCCTATAAATGTGCGCATGCGCAGGACAGACTGGATCCAAGACTAGACTGTGGTTGAACTCGGTCTCTTTCTTCCTAAGAGGGAGCAGAGGACAGTGGTGAAGCTGTTTGGGATCCAGGCAGTCTGTGTGGCCTTGGTGAAGGTGGTTAATGCTTGTGCACATCAACGCTGTAAGCATCTCTCCAGCGTCAAACCCCAGTGACGTTAGTACCATCACGTAGAGGAGGGATAACATTGGGCTGTAAGTCAGATGCTCAGGGTAGTGTCCCAGCCTTGGGTTCTCCGGGTCGTCTCACATAGCTCTGCCCGCTAACCCCGGAGAGATCTGTGTCCACTTCATCTGTGTTCCCTCCTGCCTGGACAGCCGGTGTGgactccctcttctgtcctctgactgcACCCTAGCATCCCCACCTCCACAGTTACTCCCAGGGGTCCCTGGGTCCAGGGGTCATGGCTGGAGTAGAGCCCTTACGATGAGCACGCTGCCAATGGTgatgcccaccagccccaccacCAGGCCCAGAGCACAGACTGCAGTCTCCATCGTCTCCGTCACCTGGACCGACTCCTGCACTTCTGAGGGAAATGAGGAGATGCAGTTAGGACAGTGGGATGCTGGGCACGAGGTCCCGGGAGCAGAGGCTTGGGGGCAGGGGGCACTGCTTACCCCAGTGGCTGAGCCTCGGCTCGCCCAGGCCCCAGTGCTCCACCTTGCAGTCATACACGTCCTCGGCGGTGGGAACGAAGGTCAGGTAGTGGAACTTGTGGAATCTGAGTTCTGTGCTGGGCagaaagactgtctcagaagTCCCTTCAGTGACCAGCTGCCCGTTACGAAGCCATGTGACGTTGAGCACTGGGGGGAAGAACCTGTCGATGTGGCAGATGAGGACGTTGGGCTGGCCCAGCTCCACTGGGTTCTTGGGGAACACTGCCACCTCAGGAGGCTCTGGGAAGAGACAGAACCTGGTGAGTTCTGGGTGGGTCACCGAGCTCCCACCCAGCATCAAGTCACCTCTGGGGTCCAGAGCGAGAGCTGGAAGACGccttccactgagccacctccctcaGCTCAACCTCTCATGAGTGGGAAGAGAAGCCAGGCTGCCAGCCCCCCACTTATGGCAGGGAGCCCAGGCCGGTCCAAGAAGGGTCCCCCAGCAGAGGGCGTCAGCGACTCCCATTCTGAGTGTGGGCCAGggccctcccacccctcccactggatggcagaggaagagacTAGAGAACCCGCACCACTGGGGACCTGGGTGACGTTGTGTCTCTGGATCAAGGCTCTGAGATTGTTCTTCAGGCTGACGATGTAGGGCAGAGCCTCCTGGGCGTCAAAGGCGTAGACCGTGCTGAACTCCTGCAGGCCCCAGACCGTCTCCTCCCTGTCAAGATCCACATAGAACTGCT
This DNA window, taken from Peromyscus maniculatus bairdii isolate BWxNUB_F1_BW_parent chromosome 21, HU_Pman_BW_mat_3.1, whole genome shotgun sequence, encodes the following:
- the LOC102917318 gene encoding HLA class II histocompatibility antigen, DP alpha 1 chain; translated protein: MFQTKAEVLRASFLAFLLSLPGSGAIKADHVAMYDIFAQTQKPSGDCMYEFDGDEQFYVDLDREETVWGLQEFSTVYAFDAQEALPYIVSLKNNLRALIQRHNVTQVPSEPPEVAVFPKNPVELGQPNVLICHIDRFFPPVLNVTWLRNGQLVTEGTSETVFLPSTELRFHKFHYLTFVPTAEDVYDCKVEHWGLGEPRLSHWEVQESVQVTETMETAVCALGLVVGLVGITIGSVLIVRALLQP